From Portunus trituberculatus isolate SZX2019 chromosome 37, ASM1759143v1, whole genome shotgun sequence, one genomic window encodes:
- the LOC123513858 gene encoding uncharacterized protein LOC123513858, with protein sequence MLSTGVSSSTTPSTPAPRTPGSYNTGGKWFWRGKSATGTRTVLSSAQPPVRIHGNAFGMFSQGSGGLNSIPGAPQQSNAAPVTGYGVTNIGPYYDGPGFGPPGPLLFRQVATPRLTEGRQPAQHRLTARMRNKAQLRKSVSRSGALKRQSVPSVATRTKKAWTWGR encoded by the coding sequence ATGCTCTCCACCGGCGTCTCCTCGTCCACCACCCCCTCCACGCCCGCGCCACGCACGCCCGGCAGCTACAATACGGGCGGGAAGTGGTTCTGGCGGGGAAAGAGTGCCACGGGAACTCGTACTGTCCTTTCTTCTGCCCAGCCGCCTGTCAGAATCCACGGTAACGCCTTCGGAATGTTCTCCCAGGGCAGTGGTGGCTTGAACAGTATCCCTGGGGCACCACAACAGAGTAACGCGGCACCTGTCACTGGCTACGGGGTGACAAACATTGGTCCGTACTATGATGGGCCAGGATTCGGTCCTCCTGGTCCTTTGCTCTTCAGGCAGGTGGCCACCCCACGCCTGACGGAGGGAAGACAGCCGGCCCAGCACCGTCTCACCGCTAGGATGCGCAATAAAGCTCAGTTAAGGAAGAGTGTGAGTCGTTCTGGAGCCTTGAAGCGTCAATCTGTCCCTTCAGTTGCTACTCGTACAAAGAAGGCCTGGACTTGGGGGCGCTGA